In Sphingomonas phyllosphaerae, one DNA window encodes the following:
- a CDS encoding GntR family transcriptional regulator: MAFSDEVGRFREGNAAPLYLQLQQVIREAIDGGILNQGDAIPAERDLAVEYDVSRITVRKAIGGLVEDGLLTRRRGAGTFVAGRVEKSFSKLSSFSEDMAARGKTASSSWISRVASTVNPEESMALGLSPGAPVFRFQRIRHADDEPMALEVSTIAGYCLPSVEAVEDSLYSALDKAGCRPVRALQRLRAVPFGPEHAKMLGVDAGHAGLLIERRGFRRDGRAVEFTRSYYRGDAYDFVAELSDL, from the coding sequence ATGGCCTTTTCGGACGAGGTGGGACGGTTTCGGGAGGGCAATGCCGCGCCGCTCTACCTCCAGTTGCAACAGGTGATCCGCGAGGCCATCGACGGCGGCATTCTTAACCAGGGCGACGCGATTCCCGCGGAGCGCGATCTGGCGGTCGAATATGACGTGTCGCGGATCACGGTGCGCAAGGCGATCGGCGGGCTGGTCGAGGACGGCTTACTGACGCGGCGGCGCGGGGCGGGGACGTTCGTCGCCGGGCGCGTCGAGAAGAGCTTTTCCAAATTGTCGTCCTTTTCCGAGGATATGGCCGCGCGCGGCAAGACCGCGTCGAGCAGCTGGATCAGCCGTGTCGCCAGCACGGTGAACCCGGAGGAAAGTATGGCGCTGGGCCTGTCGCCGGGCGCGCCGGTGTTCCGCTTCCAGCGCATCCGCCATGCCGACGATGAGCCGATGGCACTGGAGGTGTCGACGATCGCCGGTTACTGTTTGCCGTCGGTCGAGGCGGTCGAGGACTCGCTGTACAGCGCGCTCGACAAGGCCGGCTGTCGGCCGGTGCGCGCGCTCCAGCGGCTGCGCGCGGTGCCGTTCGGACCGGAACATGCCAAGATGCTGGGTGTCGACGCCGGCCATGCCGGGCTGCTGATCGAGCGCCGCGGATTTCGTCGGGACGGGCGCGCAGTGGAGTTCACCCGCTCCTACTACCGCGGCGATGCGTACGACTTCGTGGCAGAATTGTCCGATCTCTGA
- a CDS encoding TonB-dependent receptor: protein MRLRQMMLVSTAMIGFTAVSAQAQQAPATPPSSTAPDNTQADGTVGDDIVVTGYAGSLRQAIELKRNANAVVDAISAEDIGKFPDRNVAESLAHIPGVSIDRRFGEGEKVAILGTDPALNRMLLDGHALASADWGGNDNDPSSRTFNYSLLAPELVDRLEVYKSPEARLEDGSLGGTVIVRTRRPLELDANSLFASGGYTYNDRSEKGSVRGSGLYSWKNADETFGFLVAGTYDKQQLVRAGVEFFGYQSGADFFQKNADGSVRRDASGQGILQNQSATLSGGTREDLINAVAPFGINYAYFQQQRERTSVSGTVQYRPASNLTLTLNGLHIDGNYNNYSQSMYTIPVAWSGADLQSATISNGVVTNASFGAATSQRNAQLDTLVRSTKLKTDNLNFFADWEGDNGAKVSFVAGWSKATGGRNPEYLFNVQTKLPFSYAISPTSAEVNFTGDLTNPANYFTNPGNNPVTIEGTPYLVNGTQLNAAQIGGLDYSVTTDRDAFGGFDAVVPLGDGFFKQVLIGARITDHVNKIDARGINSYLTTSKDGSQLGVTTLTTPDGIFDGSGGSGTATKYLNLPREAVIEILANSINTPLFYKVGASTRVEERTAASYIQVNFDQGGLRGNLGGRLVYTHDASYYALSLPTATNPNPTPVPTSTSTDYLKFLPALNVAYEVSPQFIVRGAAAKVISRPRYQDLAASISQNDVTLDAGGGNPNLKPYESTNYEITAEFYPRAGALLSVELYRREINNYIITTTQTGQSFYNSLEGRVINTYRVNSPINAGKAKVNGVLVNGQAEIWGGFGIQANYAYQDSSTSVIPGITGSLNLPYLSKHTVNVIPYFEKGPFQARVSYNYRSSYFRSIGRLNSFEMVAPYNQLDASASLALTKNISLTVNAQNLLDETYLQYSGTPDRPSAFYKNGRTYVGSITFRL, encoded by the coding sequence ATGCGCTTGCGTCAGATGATGCTGGTTTCCACCGCCATGATCGGCTTCACCGCCGTCAGCGCGCAGGCGCAGCAGGCGCCCGCAACGCCGCCGTCGAGCACCGCCCCCGACAATACGCAGGCCGACGGCACGGTTGGCGACGACATCGTCGTCACCGGCTATGCGGGCAGCCTCCGTCAAGCGATCGAGCTCAAGCGCAACGCCAATGCGGTCGTCGATGCGATCTCGGCGGAAGACATCGGCAAGTTCCCCGACCGCAACGTCGCCGAATCGCTCGCGCACATTCCCGGCGTCTCGATCGACCGTCGCTTCGGTGAGGGCGAGAAGGTCGCGATCCTCGGCACCGATCCGGCGCTCAACCGGATGCTGCTCGACGGCCACGCGCTCGCCTCGGCCGACTGGGGCGGCAACGACAACGATCCGTCGAGCCGGACCTTCAACTATTCGCTGCTCGCCCCCGAACTGGTCGACCGGCTGGAAGTCTACAAGTCGCCCGAGGCGCGGCTCGAGGACGGCAGCCTCGGCGGTACGGTGATCGTCCGCACGCGTCGCCCGCTGGAGCTGGACGCCAATTCGCTGTTCGCGTCGGGCGGCTACACCTACAACGACCGTTCCGAGAAGGGCAGCGTCCGCGGCTCGGGGCTGTACAGCTGGAAGAATGCGGACGAAACGTTCGGCTTCCTCGTCGCCGGTACCTACGACAAGCAGCAGCTGGTCCGCGCCGGTGTCGAATTCTTCGGCTATCAGAGCGGTGCCGACTTTTTCCAGAAGAACGCCGACGGCTCGGTAAGGCGCGATGCCTCGGGACAGGGCATCCTGCAGAACCAGTCCGCCACGCTGAGCGGCGGCACCCGCGAGGACCTGATCAACGCGGTCGCACCGTTCGGGATCAACTACGCCTATTTCCAGCAACAGCGCGAGCGCACCAGCGTGTCGGGCACGGTGCAATATCGCCCGGCCAGCAACCTGACGCTCACGCTGAACGGCCTGCACATCGACGGCAATTACAACAATTACAGCCAGTCGATGTACACGATCCCGGTCGCGTGGAGCGGTGCCGACCTGCAATCCGCGACGATCTCGAACGGCGTGGTCACCAACGCCAGCTTCGGCGCGGCGACCAGCCAGCGCAATGCGCAGCTCGATACGCTGGTGCGCTCGACCAAGCTGAAGACCGACAACCTCAACTTCTTCGCCGACTGGGAAGGCGATAACGGCGCCAAGGTGTCGTTCGTCGCCGGCTGGAGCAAGGCGACCGGCGGGCGCAATCCCGAATATCTGTTCAACGTGCAGACCAAGCTGCCGTTCAGCTACGCGATCTCACCGACGTCGGCCGAAGTGAACTTCACCGGCGATCTCACCAACCCGGCCAATTACTTCACCAATCCGGGCAACAATCCTGTCACGATCGAGGGCACCCCGTACCTCGTCAACGGCACGCAATTGAACGCCGCGCAGATCGGCGGGCTGGACTATAGCGTCACCACCGATCGCGACGCGTTCGGCGGCTTCGACGCGGTCGTGCCGCTGGGTGACGGCTTCTTCAAGCAGGTGCTGATCGGCGCGCGGATCACCGATCACGTCAACAAGATCGACGCGCGCGGCATCAACAGCTATCTGACCACGTCGAAGGACGGCTCGCAGCTCGGCGTCACGACGCTGACCACGCCGGACGGGATCTTCGACGGTTCGGGCGGGTCGGGCACCGCGACCAAGTATCTCAACCTGCCGCGCGAGGCGGTGATCGAGATCCTTGCGAACAGCATCAACACCCCGCTGTTCTACAAGGTCGGCGCCTCGACGCGCGTCGAGGAGCGGACCGCGGCGAGCTATATCCAGGTCAATTTCGACCAGGGCGGGCTGCGCGGCAACCTCGGCGGTCGTCTGGTCTATACCCACGACGCGTCGTATTATGCGCTGTCGCTGCCGACCGCGACCAACCCGAACCCGACGCCGGTGCCGACCAGCACCTCGACCGACTATCTGAAGTTCCTGCCCGCGCTGAACGTCGCCTACGAAGTGTCGCCGCAGTTCATCGTGCGCGGCGCGGCGGCAAAGGTGATCTCGCGGCCGCGTTATCAGGATCTGGCCGCCTCGATCTCGCAGAACGACGTCACGCTGGATGCCGGCGGCGGCAACCCGAACCTGAAGCCGTACGAGTCGACCAACTACGAAATCACCGCCGAATTCTACCCGCGTGCCGGTGCGCTGTTGTCGGTCGAACTGTATCGTCGTGAGATCAACAACTACATCATCACCACGACGCAGACCGGGCAGAGCTTCTACAATTCGCTCGAAGGCCGGGTCATCAACACCTACCGCGTCAACAGCCCGATCAACGCCGGGAAGGCGAAGGTCAACGGCGTGCTGGTCAACGGTCAGGCCGAAATCTGGGGCGGGTTCGGTATCCAGGCGAACTATGCCTATCAGGACAGCTCGACCTCGGTGATCCCGGGCATCACCGGCTCGCTGAACCTGCCGTATCTGTCGAAGCACACCGTCAACGTCATTCCCTATTTCGAGAAGGGGCCGTTCCAGGCGCGCGTCAGCTATAACTACCGTTCGTCCTACTTCCGCTCGATCGGACGCCTAAACTCGTTCGAGATGGTGGCGCCGTACAACCAGCTCGATGCATCGGCGTCGCTGGCGCTGACCAAGAACATCTCGCTGACGGTCAACGCGCAGAACCTGCTCGATGAAACCTATCTGCAGTACAGCGGGACGCCCGATCGCCCGTCGGCCTTCTACAAGAACGGCCGCACTTATGTGGGCAGCATCACGTTCCGCCTATAA
- a CDS encoding glycoside hydrolase family 3 C-terminal domain-containing protein: MIWLLLASAAADPVSATIATMTIEEKAAQLQSTAPADAKAGLPAYDWWNEGLHGLARNGHATVFPQAIGMAATWDTALVHRIGDVVATEARAKFNAHAVGADRRIYEGLTIWSPNINIFRDPRWGRGQETYGEDPYLTGKLGVAFVTGLQGPDPLHPKVIATPKHLAVHSGPEAGRDGFDVDPSPQDLEATYLPAFRMAVTEGKAQSLMCAYNSIHGTPACASGTLLNDRVRRDWGFTGFTVSDCDAVANIHMFHHFRLDAAAAAAAAVKGGNDLNCGNTYSALPQAVARGLVSVAEVDTALHRSLDARRRLGIAFGATSPWASIKPDAINTPGNRALALEAARKAIVLLQNNGQRLPLAPSTKLAVIGANADDLGVLQGNYHGTAVQPVTPLAGLRQRFANVAYAQGSVLADGAPVVLPETALKDLTASYSVAGREVLTRAERHIDLDLTRVPAAAGLPVQGYVARWTGTLTPPGPGAYRLVLDQAQCWKDCKTHDTATLSVGGRVLHQGAIARGRVEIAWDSDGQPQPFDLTLDHSSQDETFRLLWLPPEEPLVAEAVKAAQASDVVVMVGGLSPDLEGEALQVQVPGFIGGDRSDIALPYAQQRLLSALKATGKPIVLVLASGSAVAVDPTMADAVLALWYPGEAGGTALADVLTGATNPSGRLPVTFYKTTTDLPAFVDYGMKERTYRYFTGTPLWGFGHGLSYTSYAYDRLAAATSVTSGQPLTVTARVTNAGRRDGEEVVQAYLVPQKVGGGGFTAPVLQRQLVGFQRVPLRAGKSAIARFTIDPRMMSVVERDGRRHILPGAYRLWVGGGQPGSAAGAWTDFAVTGADVDLPK, translated from the coding sequence ATGATCTGGCTGCTGTTGGCAAGCGCCGCCGCCGACCCGGTGTCGGCGACGATCGCGACGATGACGATCGAGGAGAAGGCCGCACAGCTGCAAAGCACCGCGCCCGCCGACGCCAAGGCCGGGCTGCCCGCCTATGACTGGTGGAACGAGGGGCTGCACGGGCTCGCGCGTAACGGCCATGCGACCGTCTTCCCGCAGGCGATCGGCATGGCGGCGACCTGGGACACCGCGCTGGTCCACCGCATCGGCGACGTCGTTGCCACCGAGGCGCGCGCCAAGTTCAACGCGCACGCCGTCGGTGCCGACCGCCGCATCTACGAAGGGCTGACGATCTGGTCGCCCAACATCAACATCTTCCGCGATCCGCGCTGGGGCCGCGGGCAGGAAACCTATGGCGAGGACCCCTATCTCACCGGCAAGCTGGGGGTGGCGTTCGTCACCGGCCTGCAGGGACCGGACCCGCTCCACCCCAAGGTGATCGCCACGCCCAAGCATCTCGCGGTGCACAGCGGGCCCGAGGCCGGACGCGACGGCTTCGACGTCGATCCCAGCCCGCAGGATCTCGAGGCGACCTATCTTCCCGCGTTCCGCATGGCGGTGACCGAGGGCAAGGCGCAGTCGCTGATGTGCGCGTACAATTCGATCCACGGCACCCCCGCCTGCGCGTCGGGCACGTTGCTCAACGATCGCGTGCGGCGCGACTGGGGGTTCACGGGCTTCACCGTCTCGGATTGTGACGCGGTCGCGAACATCCACATGTTCCACCATTTCCGGCTCGATGCCGCGGCGGCGGCGGCAGCGGCAGTCAAGGGCGGCAACGACCTGAATTGCGGCAACACCTATTCGGCGCTGCCGCAAGCGGTCGCGCGCGGACTGGTCAGCGTGGCGGAAGTCGACACCGCGCTCCACCGCTCGCTCGATGCGCGTCGGCGGCTCGGGATCGCGTTCGGCGCGACCAGCCCGTGGGCGAGCATCAAGCCCGACGCGATCAACACGCCCGGCAACCGCGCGCTCGCGCTGGAAGCGGCGCGCAAGGCGATCGTGCTGCTCCAGAACAACGGCCAGCGATTGCCGCTCGCCCCGAGCACGAAGCTGGCGGTGATCGGCGCGAACGCCGACGATCTCGGCGTGTTGCAGGGCAATTACCACGGCACCGCGGTTCAGCCGGTCACCCCCCTCGCCGGCTTGCGCCAGCGGTTCGCGAATGTCGCCTATGCGCAGGGCTCCGTGCTCGCCGATGGCGCGCCCGTCGTGCTTCCGGAAACCGCGCTCAAGGACCTGACCGCCAGCTACAGCGTCGCGGGACGCGAGGTGCTGACGCGCGCCGAGCGCCACATCGACCTCGACCTGACCCGCGTGCCCGCTGCCGCCGGCTTGCCGGTGCAGGGCTATGTCGCGCGCTGGACCGGTACGCTGACCCCGCCGGGGCCGGGCGCGTACCGGCTGGTGCTCGATCAGGCGCAATGCTGGAAGGATTGCAAGACGCACGACACCGCGACGCTGTCGGTCGGCGGGCGCGTGCTTCATCAAGGCGCGATCGCCAGGGGCCGCGTCGAGATCGCGTGGGACAGCGACGGCCAGCCGCAGCCGTTCGACCTCACGCTCGACCACAGCAGCCAGGACGAGACGTTCCGTCTGCTGTGGCTCCCGCCCGAGGAGCCGTTGGTCGCCGAGGCGGTCAAGGCGGCGCAGGCGTCCGACGTCGTGGTGATGGTCGGCGGCCTGTCCCCCGATCTGGAGGGCGAGGCGTTGCAGGTGCAGGTGCCCGGCTTCATCGGCGGCGACCGCAGCGACATTGCCCTGCCCTACGCCCAGCAACGCCTGCTCTCCGCGCTGAAAGCGACCGGCAAGCCGATCGTGCTGGTGCTGGCAAGCGGCAGCGCGGTGGCGGTCGACCCGACCATGGCCGATGCGGTGCTCGCGCTCTGGTATCCGGGCGAGGCCGGCGGCACCGCACTCGCCGACGTGCTGACCGGCGCGACCAACCCGTCGGGCCGGTTGCCGGTCACCTTCTACAAGACGACCACCGACCTGCCCGCCTTCGTCGATTACGGGATGAAGGAGCGCACCTACCGCTATTTCACCGGCACGCCCTTATGGGGTTTCGGTCACGGTCTGTCGTACACGTCCTACGCCTATGATCGCTTGGCCGCTGCCACCAGCGTGACGAGCGGACAGCCGCTGACCGTCACCGCGCGCGTCACCAACGCCGGTCGGCGCGACGGCGAGGAAGTGGTGCAGGCGTATCTTGTTCCGCAGAAGGTCGGCGGGGGCGGCTTCACCGCGCCGGTCCTGCAGCGCCAGTTGGTCGGTTTCCAGCGCGTACCGCTGCGCGCCGGCAAGAGCGCGATTGCGCGCTTCACGATCGATCCGCGCATGATGAGCGTCGTCGAGCGCGACGGGCGGCGGCACATCTTGCCCGGCGCGTACCGCCTGTGGGTCGGCGGCGGCCAGCCGGGGAGTGCCGCGGGCGCATGGACCGACTTCGCCGTGACCGGGGCGGACGTGGACCTGCCGAAGTGA
- a CDS encoding glycoside hydrolase family 125 protein — MTPTRRHFLAGSAALAATPALGAPSDFASKRPARTDRRFTSPAVERELARVSNQIAEPKLRWMFGNCYPNTLDTTVKMGTVDGQPDAFVITGDINALWLRDSSAQVTPYLHLVKDDPKLRELFRGLIARQARSILIDPYANAFMQDPAAKTDLSWSLKDQTDMKPGVAERKWEIDSLCYPMRLAHGYWQATRDPRPFDSTWAAAARASVRTFREQQRKDGRGPYSFLRGSNRNTETMPLEGWGNPMRPVGLIVSGFRPSDDACQYPFLIPSNLFAVTALREMARVASEAAHDDALARDATALAAEVEAALKQWGTMRLRDGREVWAYEVDGFGNALFMDDANVPSLSGLSYLGCVARDDALWRRTEAAAWSEANPYFFRGSAGEGIGGPHVGLGQIWPMSLIVRALSTTDAGVIRTCLKTLRDTDAGTGFMHETFDMNDPAKWTRHWFAWANGLFGELIVRLARTNPAILKEAL, encoded by the coding sequence ATGACCCCCACCCGCCGCCACTTCCTCGCCGGCAGCGCCGCGCTGGCCGCGACACCCGCCCTTGGCGCGCCCTCGGATTTCGCCAGCAAGCGCCCAGCGCGCACCGACCGCCGCTTCACCTCCCCCGCGGTCGAGCGCGAACTCGCGCGCGTCTCCAACCAGATCGCCGAGCCGAAGCTGCGCTGGATGTTCGGCAATTGCTATCCGAACACGCTCGACACCACCGTCAAGATGGGCACGGTCGACGGTCAGCCCGACGCCTTCGTCATCACCGGCGACATCAACGCCTTGTGGTTGCGTGACAGTTCGGCGCAGGTCACGCCGTACCTCCATCTGGTCAAGGACGACCCGAAGCTGCGCGAGCTGTTCCGCGGCCTGATCGCGCGACAGGCGCGGTCGATCCTGATCGACCCCTATGCCAATGCCTTCATGCAGGACCCGGCGGCGAAGACCGACCTGTCGTGGTCGCTCAAGGACCAGACCGACATGAAGCCCGGTGTCGCCGAGCGGAAATGGGAGATCGACTCGCTCTGCTATCCGATGCGGCTCGCGCATGGGTACTGGCAGGCGACCCGCGACCCACGTCCGTTCGACAGCACCTGGGCGGCGGCGGCACGCGCGAGCGTCCGCACCTTCCGCGAGCAACAGCGCAAGGACGGGCGCGGCCCGTACAGCTTCCTGCGCGGCTCGAACCGGAACACCGAGACGATGCCGCTGGAGGGCTGGGGCAATCCGATGCGCCCGGTGGGGCTGATCGTCTCCGGCTTCCGCCCGTCCGACGACGCCTGCCAATATCCGTTCCTGATCCCGTCCAACCTGTTCGCGGTCACCGCCCTGCGCGAGATGGCGCGCGTCGCCAGCGAAGCCGCGCACGACGATGCGCTCGCCCGCGACGCCACCGCCCTTGCCGCCGAGGTCGAGGCCGCGCTCAAGCAATGGGGCACGATGCGGCTGCGCGACGGCCGCGAGGTCTGGGCCTATGAGGTCGACGGCTTCGGCAACGCACTCTTCATGGACGACGCGAACGTCCCGTCGCTGTCCGGACTCTCCTATCTCGGCTGCGTCGCGCGCGACGACGCCTTGTGGCGGCGGACCGAGGCGGCGGCGTGGAGCGAGGCCAACCCCTATTTCTTCCGCGGTTCGGCGGGCGAAGGGATCGGTGGCCCGCACGTCGGGCTGGGGCAGATCTGGCCGATGTCGCTGATCGTCCGTGCGCTTTCCACCACCGACGCAGGCGTCATCCGCACCTGCCTGAAGACCCTGCGCGACACCGATGCGGGCACCGGCTTCATGCACGAAACCTTCGACATGAACGACCCCGCCAAATGGACCCGCCACTGGTTCGCCTGGGCGAACGGCCTGTTCGGCGAACTGATCGTGCGGCTCGCGCGCACCAACCCTGCGATCCTCAAGGAAGCCCTTTGA
- a CDS encoding family 20 glycosylhydrolase, producing the protein MRRLCVTAIAAISMTCLATPGVAQSLLPLPQSMVPGSGSVTIADGTTVSAPAAAGAAARLLVEHVRATRGLRLAVADGPARIRFEQDAGITGAEAYRLIATREGIRIRAATPAGFVHGAMTLVQLLSPDARVSQPVRVKAVTIDDAPRFGWRGLMIDPARHFLPMADLRRIVDQMAAVKLNTLHLHLTDDQGWRFEVKRYPKLTEIGAWRTPPATGGAAPTTRVGGFYTQDELRALVGYAGERAITIVPEIDLPGHATALVATYPELGILGDRPPVGNRWGIEPYLFNPGPKGIAFVKEVLDELTDVFPGTYIHLGGDEALKDQWQRSPVVQAQIKAMGLKDEDALQSWMIEQFGAYLQGKGRRLIGWDEILEGGLPASASVMSWRGEQGAVAAANLGHDVVLSPGTPLYLDRVQSRLATEVPGQNVVSSLADVYAYDPMPAGIPADRAHHVLGAQGNAWSEYMVTPAEVEFHLFPRAAAIAEITWSAKDRRDLTGFLPRVQRQSARWASGGITVADSAFAVDFAVGGSRGDALRANRVPLTLSTQAGYGTIRYTTDGSTPGAGSRLYRAPLSLTPGVTVRAAAFDQAGRPTAAMRTFDTSRTALLLRGNNDLAPCGTGPFGLRVPLTPDATEASPAYNLNLFNTCAVYPAAPLDVAGGYKVEVVRLARNWALGHDGAKSRQHHAVSPYGELLVQFGCVAATKAQDAGDKTARPVAIGAFPLPDPARAPQRFTFEGTLPKMAGDQDICFQFTSPLSDPYYAVASVQLTERR; encoded by the coding sequence ATGCGCCGTCTCTGCGTGACCGCCATTGCGGCCATTTCAATGACTTGCCTCGCGACGCCCGGCGTTGCGCAATCGTTGTTGCCGCTGCCGCAATCGATGGTGCCCGGATCGGGAAGCGTGACGATCGCGGATGGCACGACCGTCAGTGCGCCCGCCGCCGCCGGTGCCGCGGCCCGGCTGCTGGTCGAGCATGTCCGCGCCACGCGCGGGCTGCGCCTCGCCGTCGCCGATGGCCCGGCACGGATCCGCTTCGAACAGGATGCCGGCATCACGGGCGCGGAAGCCTATCGCCTGATCGCGACGCGTGAGGGGATCCGCATCCGCGCCGCGACGCCCGCAGGGTTCGTGCATGGCGCGATGACGCTGGTGCAGCTGCTCAGCCCCGATGCGCGTGTCAGCCAGCCGGTGCGCGTCAAGGCGGTGACGATCGACGATGCGCCGCGGTTCGGCTGGCGCGGGTTGATGATCGACCCGGCGCGGCACTTCCTGCCGATGGCCGACCTGCGCCGCATCGTCGACCAGATGGCGGCCGTGAAACTCAACACGCTCCACCTCCACCTGACCGACGATCAGGGCTGGCGCTTCGAGGTGAAGCGCTATCCGAAGCTGACCGAAATTGGTGCGTGGCGCACCCCGCCCGCGACCGGCGGCGCCGCCCCAACGACGCGTGTCGGCGGTTTCTATACGCAAGACGAGTTGCGCGCGCTGGTCGGCTATGCCGGCGAGCGCGCGATCACGATCGTGCCCGAGATCGACTTGCCCGGGCATGCCACCGCCTTGGTCGCGACCTATCCCGAGCTGGGCATCCTCGGCGACCGTCCGCCGGTCGGCAATCGCTGGGGAATCGAACCCTATCTGTTCAATCCGGGGCCGAAGGGGATCGCCTTCGTTAAGGAGGTGCTCGACGAGCTGACCGACGTCTTCCCGGGCACCTATATCCATCTCGGCGGGGACGAGGCGCTCAAGGACCAGTGGCAGCGCAGCCCGGTGGTGCAGGCACAGATCAAGGCGATGGGCCTCAAGGACGAGGACGCGCTGCAAAGCTGGATGATCGAGCAGTTCGGCGCCTATCTGCAGGGCAAGGGCCGGCGCCTGATCGGCTGGGACGAAATTCTAGAGGGCGGCCTGCCGGCATCGGCATCGGTGATGTCGTGGCGCGGCGAGCAGGGCGCGGTCGCCGCCGCCAATCTGGGGCATGACGTCGTGCTGTCGCCGGGCACGCCGCTTTACCTCGATCGCGTGCAAAGCCGGCTGGCCACCGAGGTGCCGGGGCAGAATGTCGTCAGCTCGCTTGCCGACGTCTACGCCTATGATCCGATGCCCGCCGGCATCCCTGCCGACCGCGCGCATCACGTGCTCGGCGCGCAGGGCAATGCGTGGAGCGAGTATATGGTCACGCCGGCCGAAGTGGAGTTCCATCTGTTCCCGCGTGCGGCGGCGATCGCCGAGATCACCTGGTCGGCGAAGGACCGGCGCGATCTCACCGGCTTCCTGCCACGCGTGCAGCGTCAGTCGGCGCGCTGGGCGAGCGGTGGCATCACCGTCGCCGACAGCGCCTTCGCGGTCGATTTCGCGGTCGGCGGATCGCGCGGCGATGCCCTGCGCGCGAACCGCGTCCCGCTGACACTGTCGACGCAGGCGGGCTATGGCACGATCCGCTATACCACCGATGGCAGCACACCAGGCGCCGGATCGCGCCTATATCGTGCGCCGCTGTCGCTGACGCCCGGCGTGACGGTGCGCGCGGCCGCCTTCGATCAAGCCGGGCGGCCGACCGCCGCGATGCGCACCTTCGACACGTCACGCACCGCGTTGCTGCTGCGCGGCAACAACGATCTGGCCCCGTGTGGGACCGGGCCGTTCGGGCTGCGCGTGCCGCTGACCCCCGATGCGACCGAAGCGTCCCCGGCGTACAACCTCAATCTGTTCAACACCTGCGCCGTCTATCCGGCTGCGCCGCTGGACGTCGCGGGCGGGTATAAGGTCGAGGTGGTGCGGCTAGCGCGCAACTGGGCGCTCGGCCACGACGGCGCGAAGTCGCGACAGCATCATGCGGTGTCACCCTATGGCGAGTTGCTGGTCCAGTTCGGCTGCGTGGCCGCGACCAAGGCGCAGGACGCTGGCGACAAGACCGCCAGGCCTGTCGCGATCGGCGCGTTTCCGCTGCCCGATCCCGCGCGCGCGCCGCAACGCTTCACCTTCGAAGGCACGCTGCCGAAGATGGCGGGAGATCAGGACATCTGTTTTCAGTTCACCTCGCCGCTCAGCGATCCCTATTACGCGGTCGCCAGCGTCCAGTTGACCGAGCGCCGCTGA